The genomic interval AATCACACAACGAGGTGTGGGTAATGGGATTAGTCTTATTATTTTTGGTGGGATTGTGTCTTCAATTCCTTCAAATATAGGAAAAACATTTAATCTTGTTAATACAGGACAAATTAATGTTTTTATGTTGCTTATTCTTCTTGCAGTGATTGTTATAACCGTTGGAGTGATTATTTTCATAGAGCTTGCCGAGAGACGCATACCTGTTTCTTATGCGCGTAAGGTTGTTATGCAAAATCAAAATAAGCGCATTATGAATTACATTCCTGTAAAAATGAATTTAAGTGGCGTTATTCCCCCTATTTTTGCCTCTGCGCTACTTGTATTTCCCTCAACAATTTTGCAAGCATCATCAAATAGTATGATTCAAGCGGTTGCCGATATTTTAAAGCCTGATGGTTATATTTATAATTTGCTTATGTTTATTTTTGTCATATTTTTTGCCTTTTTTTATGCCTCTATTGTTTTTAATGCGAAGGACATTGCAGATAATTTAAAAAGGCAAGGCGGTTTTATACCCGGTTTGCGTCCGGGAGAGGGCACAGCAAATTTTCTTAATAATGTTGCGAGTAATCTCACTTTTTGGGGTGCATTATATTTGGCTCTTGTTTCAACGCTTCCTTGGGTGCTTGTAAAACTTACAGGAGTTCCTTTTTATTTTGGTGGGACAGCGGTATTAATTGTCGTGCAAGTCGCTATTGATACGATGAGACGCATAGAAGCCCAAATTTATATGAGTAAATATCAGACCCTAAGCGCCGTAGGGCTCTAATATGGCGATAGGTATTAAAAGTAAGAAAGATATAGAATCTTTGCGCATACCTAATAAGATTGTTGCTCAAACACTTGAACTTCTACGTCTTGAAGCAAAAGAGGGCATAAGTCTTCTTGAGCTTGATAGAAAAGCAAAAGATTTTATTATCTCGCAAGGAGGGAGACCTTCATTTTATCAGTTGTATGGTTTTCCGCAATCAATTTGTATTTCTGTGAATCAAGTGATTATTCACGGAATCCCCACAGATTATATACTCAAAAATGGTGATATTGTAGGGATTGATATAGGAGTGGAATATAATGGCTGGTATGGCGATGCTGCAATTACTATTGGGATTGGCGATATTCAAGAGACAGATAGAATCTTGATTGATTGTGCTAAGGATACTTTATATGAGGCTATTTCTAAAGTCAAAATAGGTATGCGCTTTAAGGAATTAAGCCTCATTCTAGAACAAGCGATTAATGGGCGTGGATTCGTTCCATTGCGTGGATTTTGTGGGCACGGAATCGGGCGAAGTCCGCACGAAGAGCCAGAGATTCCAAATTATTTAGAATCTCCTCATACAAATCAAGGACCAAAAATTAAAGAAGGTATGGTGTTTTGTTTAGAGCCAATGATTGCTCAACATAATGGGGAGCCTGTGATTTTAAATGATAATTGGTCGGTAATAGCCAAAGATGGTTTAAATGGTAGCCATTATGAACATACGATTGCAATTGTTGATGGCAAAGCAGAGATTTTAACGGAGGTATAAGAATGGCAAAAGATGATGTGATTGAAGTTGATGGCAAAGTTATTGAAGCTTTGCCAAATGCGACTTTTCGCGTGCAGCTTGAAAATGGGCATATAGTGTTATGCCATATTGCAGGCAAAATGCGTATGCATTATATTAAGATTTTACCCGGCGATATGGTGAAAATTGAATTGACACCTTATAGCTTGGATAAGGGTAGAATCACTTATAGGCATAAATAGTGCTTTTGTAAGTAGTTTTTAAATATTTTTTTTATAGAATCGGCACTTTTAACTCAAAAAAGTTAGAAAATACAAAGGAGCTAGGTATGAAAGTTAGACCTTCAGTCAAAAAAATGTGCGACAAGTGTAAGGTTATCAAGCGTAAGGGTATAGTTCGGGTAATTTGTTCTACCCCAAAACATAAACAAAGACAAGGATAAAAAATGGCTAGAATTGCTGGTGTAGATTTGCCAAAAAAGAAAAGAGTGGAGTATGCTCTCACTTATATTTATGGCATTGGACTTAAGAGTTCTCAAGATATTCTTAAGGCTGTAAATATTTCTTTTGATAAGCGAGTTTCTGATCTCAGCGAAGATGAAGTCTCATCTATTGCAAAAAAGATTCAAGAAAGTTATATGGTAGAGGGTGACCTTCGAAAGAAAGTAACAATGGATATTAAATCCTTAATGGATTTAGGAAGTTACAGAGGTTTGAGGCATAGAAAAGGTTTGCCTGTTCGGGGACAAACTACCAAAAATAATGCTCGCACACGCAAGGGCAAAAAGAAAACAGTTGGTAGTAAGTAAGGAGTAGGTATGGCAAAAAAAAGTGTAACAAAGAAAAAAAATGTTAAAAAGAATATTGCACGGGGTATAGTGTGTATTTCTGCATCATTTAACAATACAAATGTAACAATTACCGATGAAATGGGAAATGTATTGTGTTGGGCTACTGCGGGTGGTTTAGGATTCAAAGGAAGTAAGAAATCTACACCTTATGCCGCACAACAAGCAGTAGAATCTGCAATGGAAAAAGCTAAAGAGCACGGCATTAAGGAAGTAGGTATTAAGGTTCAAGGACCAGGCAGCGGACGCGAAACAGCTGTAAAAAGTGTGGGAGCGGTTGAAGGTATTAAGGTGCTATGGCTTAAAGATATTACACCATTGCCGCACAATGGGTGCAGACCGCCAAAAAGACGAAGAGTGTAAGGGAGTATAAATGGCACGATATAGAGGACCAGTTGAAAAATTAGAGAGACGATTTGGTATATCTCTTGCACTTAAGGGTGAAAGGAGATTGGCAGGTAAATGCGCACTTGATAAGCGACCTTATGGACCCGGGCAACACGGGCAAAAAAGAGGCAAGATTTCCGAATACGGCTTACAGCTTCGCGAAAAACAAAAAGCCAAGATTATGTATGGCGTAAGCGAAAAGCAATTTCGTGCGCTTTTTAAAGAGGCAAATCGTCAAGAGGGTAATACAGGTGAGAATCTTGTGCGTATCATTGAGCAGCGACTTGATAATGTTGTGTATCGTATGGGTTTTGCGACAACACGTCGTTTTGCTCGTCAGCTTGTTACACACGGACATATCCTTGTAAATGGTAAGCGTGTGGATATTCCCTCGTATATGGTAAAACCCGGACAAAA from Helicobacter hepaticus ATCC 51449 carries:
- the secY gene encoding preprotein translocase subunit SecY translates to MTRSIVNKILITLAFLLAYRILAYVPVPGVDVSIIKSFIDDNANNALGLFNMFSGNAVERFSIISLGIMPYITASIIMELLAATFPNLAKMKKERDGMQKYMQIVRYVTIAITIVQAVSVSIGLNSMSVGAIKIDLNLFIAISVFSMLTGTMLLMWIGEQITQRGVGNGISLIIFGGIVSSIPSNIGKTFNLVNTGQINVFMLLILLAVIVITVGVIIFIELAERRIPVSYARKVVMQNQNKRIMNYIPVKMNLSGVIPPIFASALLVFPSTILQASSNSMIQAVADILKPDGYIYNLLMFIFVIFFAFFYASIVFNAKDIADNLKRQGGFIPGLRPGEGTANFLNNVASNLTFWGALYLALVSTLPWVLVKLTGVPFYFGGTAVLIVVQVAIDTMRRIEAQIYMSKYQTLSAVGL
- the rpsM gene encoding 30S ribosomal protein S13 is translated as MARIAGVDLPKKKRVEYALTYIYGIGLKSSQDILKAVNISFDKRVSDLSEDEVSSIAKKIQESYMVEGDLRKKVTMDIKSLMDLGSYRGLRHRKGLPVRGQTTKNNARTRKGKKKTVGSK
- the rpsD gene encoding 30S ribosomal protein S4, which encodes MARYRGPVEKLERRFGISLALKGERRLAGKCALDKRPYGPGQHGQKRGKISEYGLQLREKQKAKIMYGVSEKQFRALFKEANRQEGNTGENLVRIIEQRLDNVVYRMGFATTRRFARQLVTHGHILVNGKRVDIPSYMVKPGQKIEVKEKSKNNPQVIRAIDLTSQTGIVPWVDVDKEKKFGIFTRFPQREEVVIPIEERLIVELYSK
- the rpsK gene encoding 30S ribosomal protein S11; amino-acid sequence: MAKKSVTKKKNVKKNIARGIVCISASFNNTNVTITDEMGNVLCWATAGGLGFKGSKKSTPYAAQQAVESAMEKAKEHGIKEVGIKVQGPGSGRETAVKSVGAVEGIKVLWLKDITPLPHNGCRPPKRRRV
- the rpmJ gene encoding 50S ribosomal protein L36; translation: MKVRPSVKKMCDKCKVIKRKGIVRVICSTPKHKQRQG
- the infA gene encoding translation initiation factor IF-1; amino-acid sequence: MAKDDVIEVDGKVIEALPNATFRVQLENGHIVLCHIAGKMRMHYIKILPGDMVKIELTPYSLDKGRITYRHK
- the map gene encoding type I methionyl aminopeptidase; translated protein: MAIGIKSKKDIESLRIPNKIVAQTLELLRLEAKEGISLLELDRKAKDFIISQGGRPSFYQLYGFPQSICISVNQVIIHGIPTDYILKNGDIVGIDIGVEYNGWYGDAAITIGIGDIQETDRILIDCAKDTLYEAISKVKIGMRFKELSLILEQAINGRGFVPLRGFCGHGIGRSPHEEPEIPNYLESPHTNQGPKIKEGMVFCLEPMIAQHNGEPVILNDNWSVIAKDGLNGSHYEHTIAIVDGKAEILTEV